One genomic region from Candidatus Polarisedimenticolaceae bacterium encodes:
- a CDS encoding farnesyl diphosphate synthase, which produces MIVAADLASWIELRRPQVERALERILPAPEGPAATAIEAMRYAVFGGGKRLRPLLAVAAYEACGGAAETTPWEPAAALELVHTYSLVHDDLPAMDDDDLRRGRATVHRAYGEAEAILAGDGLLTLAFEVLARHPEAVAAVARAAGIGGMVGGQMADLEAEGRATDLDGVVWIHAHKTGALLAASAELGAILAGAPTAARDALGDYGRALGLAFQAHDDVLDLVADARTLGKTPGKDRDAGKATIPSLLGLDGAREEAARWAERAERCLDGVPLASRDTLAAFARWSVARAA; this is translated from the coding sequence GTGATCGTGGCGGCCGACCTCGCCTCCTGGATCGAGCTGCGCCGCCCGCAGGTGGAGCGCGCGCTCGAGCGCATCCTCCCCGCTCCCGAAGGGCCCGCGGCGACGGCGATCGAGGCGATGCGATACGCGGTCTTCGGCGGCGGCAAGCGCCTGCGCCCGCTGCTGGCGGTCGCCGCCTACGAGGCCTGCGGGGGTGCCGCCGAGACGACGCCCTGGGAGCCGGCCGCGGCGCTCGAGCTCGTGCACACCTACTCGCTCGTGCACGACGACCTCCCGGCGATGGACGACGACGACCTCCGCCGCGGACGGGCGACGGTCCACCGGGCGTACGGCGAGGCGGAGGCGATCCTCGCCGGCGACGGCCTGCTGACGCTGGCCTTCGAGGTCCTCGCGCGCCACCCGGAGGCGGTCGCCGCCGTCGCGCGCGCCGCGGGGATCGGCGGGATGGTCGGCGGGCAGATGGCCGATCTCGAAGCCGAGGGGCGCGCGACCGACCTGGACGGCGTCGTCTGGATCCACGCGCACAAGACGGGAGCGCTGCTCGCCGCGTCGGCGGAGCTCGGCGCCATCCTCGCCGGCGCGCCGACGGCGGCGCGCGACGCCCTCGGGGACTACGGACGCGCCCTCGGCCTCGCCTTCCAGGCCCACGACGACGTCCTCGACCTGGTCGCCGACGCCCGGACGCTGGGGAAGACCCCGGGGAAGGACCGCGACGCCGGCAAGGCCACGATCCCCTCCCTGCTGGGCCTCGACGGCGCCCGCGAGGAAGCGGCGCGGTGGGCCGAGCGCGCGGAGCGCTGTCTCGACGGCGTCCCGCTCGCGTCGCGCGACACGCTCGCCGCGTTCGCGCGGTGGTCGGTCGCTCGGGCCGCGTGA
- a CDS encoding TlyA family RNA methyltransferase: protein MKRVRADQLLVERGLAGTRAKAQALILAGRVTRAGRRVEKAGEKLPEDVPLEVAEGPRHVSRAGGKLEGALEAFSVDPAGREALDVGASTGGFTQVLLERGASRVAAVDVGRGQLDWSLRTDPRVVVLDGLNARNLEAGRLPFRPSLAVVDVSFISLRLVLPAIAATLAEGGEVVALVKPQFEVGRGKVGPGGIVRDRVLHGEVLHALAAFARDSGWGVHGVAPSLVPGAEGNLEFFLHLVPAAGGLSAAEIARRIDRAVAGAHGDPA from the coding sequence GTGAAGCGCGTCCGCGCCGACCAGCTCCTCGTCGAGCGGGGGCTCGCCGGAACCCGCGCGAAGGCGCAGGCGCTCATCCTCGCCGGGCGCGTGACGCGCGCGGGCCGGCGCGTCGAGAAGGCCGGCGAGAAGCTCCCCGAGGATGTCCCGCTCGAGGTCGCCGAAGGGCCCCGTCACGTCAGCCGCGCGGGAGGCAAGCTCGAGGGCGCGCTCGAGGCCTTCTCGGTCGACCCTGCCGGGAGAGAGGCCCTCGACGTCGGGGCCTCGACCGGGGGCTTCACGCAGGTGCTGCTCGAGCGGGGAGCGTCCCGGGTCGCGGCCGTGGACGTGGGCCGCGGGCAGCTCGACTGGTCCCTGCGGACCGACCCGCGGGTCGTCGTCCTCGACGGCCTCAACGCGCGCAACCTGGAGGCGGGGCGGCTCCCCTTCCGTCCTTCGCTCGCCGTCGTCGATGTATCCTTCATCTCGCTCCGGCTGGTCCTGCCCGCGATCGCCGCGACGCTCGCGGAAGGGGGGGAGGTCGTCGCGCTCGTGAAGCCCCAGTTCGAGGTCGGCCGCGGCAAGGTCGGTCCGGGCGGCATCGTCCGCGACCGCGTCCTCCACGGGGAGGTCCTTCACGCCCTCGCCGCGTTCGCCCGGGATTCCGGCTGGGGCGTCCACGGCGTGGCCCCGTCGCTCGTCCCCGGCGCGGAGGGGAACCTCGAGTTCTTCCTGCACCTGGTCCCCGCTGCCGGAGGGCTGTCCGCCGCCGAGATCGCGCGCCGCATCGACCGGGCGGTCGCCGGCGCGCACGGAGATCCCGCGTGA